In one Saimiri boliviensis isolate mSaiBol1 chromosome 19, mSaiBol1.pri, whole genome shotgun sequence genomic region, the following are encoded:
- the MRPS21 gene encoding small ribosomal subunit protein bS21m, translating into MARHLKFIARTVMVQQGNVESAYRTLNRILTMDGLIEDIKRRRYYEKPCRRRQRESYEKCRRIYNMEMARKINFLMRKNRTDPWQGC; encoded by the exons ATGGCAAGACATCTGAAGTTCATCGCAAGGACTGTGATGGTACAGCAGGGGAATGTGGAAAGCGCATACAGGACCCTAAACAG AATCCTCACTATGGATGGGCTCATTGAAGATATTAAGCGTCGGCGGTATTATGAGAAGCCATGCCGCCGGCGACAGAGGGAAAGCTATGAAAAGTGCCGGCGGATCTACAACATGGAAATGGCTCGCAAGATCAACTTCCTGATGCGGAAGAATCGGACAGATCCGTGGCAGGGCTGCTGA